From Thermus brockianus, the proteins below share one genomic window:
- the cas5c gene encoding type I-C CRISPR-associated protein Cas5c: MAGVTVKVWGDFACFSRPEFKVERVSYPVPTPSAARGILEAIFWKPEFRYEVRRIGILKMGTPFAILRNEVENHMVQPFFVEDKRQQRASLVLKGVAYLIEAEMVLRPQATDPIAKYWEQFARRLERGQYHHTPYLGTREFPAYFAPPDGEEPDGSLDLDLGPMLFDIAFVEDPARPQLTFKRPGKGEVKGYALPLFFHARIKGGWLEVPKEKYQELYRLEGGHAPGT, encoded by the coding sequence GTGGCAGGGGTTACTGTTAAGGTTTGGGGCGATTTCGCCTGTTTCTCTCGGCCCGAGTTCAAGGTGGAACGGGTTTCCTACCCCGTTCCCACCCCGAGCGCTGCCCGGGGTATCCTCGAGGCCATCTTCTGGAAGCCAGAGTTCCGATACGAGGTGCGCCGCATTGGAATCCTTAAGATGGGGACTCCCTTTGCCATCCTGCGCAATGAGGTGGAAAACCACATGGTCCAGCCCTTCTTCGTGGAGGACAAGCGCCAGCAACGGGCTAGCCTGGTCCTGAAGGGCGTGGCCTACCTGATTGAGGCGGAGATGGTCTTGCGGCCGCAGGCCACGGACCCCATCGCTAAGTACTGGGAGCAGTTCGCGCGCCGCCTGGAGCGGGGCCAGTACCACCACACCCCCTACCTGGGGACCCGGGAATTCCCCGCCTACTTCGCCCCGCCGGACGGGGAGGAGCCCGATGGCAGCCTGGACCTGGACCTGGGGCCCATGCTCTTTGACATCGCCTTTGTGGAGGACCCAGCCCGCCCCCAGTTGACCTTTAAGCGTCCGGGAAAGGGCGAGGTCAAGGGGTACGCCCTCCCCCTCTTCTTCCACGCCCGGATCAAGGGGGGATGGCTGGAGGTCCCGAAGGAAAAGTATCAAGAACTCTACCGCTTGGAGGGGGGCCATGCTCCGGGAACTTAA
- the cas8c gene encoding type I-C CRISPR-associated protein Cas8c/Csd1, protein MLRELKEAFRRFHEEGVLLPTNYKEKRVSWLVRLEGEKACLEHLGRGKGVKPIPAPDRQRSGKASENNLKPYLLVDDARYVLGIPEKGKEKEARLLHRSFVGLLEEACHETKLPALEKVLQLLKSLKVRTIKRQFLNQGGKPRDLVAFKVDGVLPTDLDEVRDFWSRFLARKLEKEEGYCGLCGEKKKVVSTFPREVVILGQKCQMVSFNKGAFNSFGKKQTENAPTCYACASQVVDALDYLSRSERHHRTLYWEAKGGLQNQLAVFWLKEPVTVPSEGPAGSLDLEAALGGLLSEEVGPDTPLPDLAQLRELLKAPWTGSQWPTHLDEVSFYLAVLSANKGRLVVREWFAVSLGRLKEAVARFLEATRLVGPRGEDPRPMAIGALIQALGEANPTLARDLIRTAFLGAAPPQELLLALHLLRNPKLLSPSGPKEWGRLHALMAAVKLWLFYKKEGTCMAELDREQRNPAYLAGRLLAVLEEAQKRALRYRVKQTLVDRFYGAACTAPAATFGNLLRIATTAHLPKVGSELRKMVEEILAALDQAGGFPRTLDLTGQAEFALGFYQQRAELRAKSHKESGKEAQ, encoded by the coding sequence ATGCTCCGGGAACTTAAGGAAGCCTTCCGGCGGTTCCATGAGGAAGGCGTGTTGCTTCCGACGAATTACAAGGAGAAAAGGGTTTCCTGGCTGGTCCGCCTGGAGGGGGAAAAGGCTTGTTTGGAGCACTTGGGTAGGGGAAAGGGCGTTAAGCCAATCCCCGCCCCGGACCGCCAGCGCTCTGGGAAGGCAAGCGAAAACAACCTGAAGCCCTACCTTCTCGTGGACGACGCCCGTTACGTATTGGGGATTCCTGAGAAGGGGAAGGAGAAGGAGGCTCGACTCCTTCACCGAAGCTTTGTGGGGCTCCTGGAAGAAGCCTGTCACGAGACAAAGTTGCCCGCCTTGGAAAAAGTCCTCCAGTTACTCAAATCGCTGAAAGTAAGGACCATCAAGAGGCAGTTTCTTAACCAAGGGGGAAAGCCCAGGGACCTGGTGGCGTTTAAGGTGGATGGCGTTCTGCCTACGGACCTCGATGAAGTACGGGACTTCTGGAGCCGTTTTCTAGCCAGGAAGCTTGAGAAGGAAGAGGGCTACTGCGGCCTGTGCGGCGAGAAGAAAAAGGTTGTGAGCACTTTTCCTAGGGAGGTTGTGATTCTGGGACAAAAGTGCCAGATGGTATCCTTCAACAAGGGTGCTTTCAACTCTTTCGGAAAGAAGCAGACGGAGAACGCTCCCACATGCTATGCGTGCGCCTCCCAAGTGGTGGACGCCCTGGACTACCTGAGCCGGTCGGAACGCCACCACCGTACCCTGTACTGGGAGGCAAAGGGCGGGCTGCAGAACCAGCTCGCCGTCTTCTGGCTGAAAGAACCAGTGACGGTACCATCTGAGGGGCCCGCAGGTTCGCTGGACTTGGAAGCGGCCCTTGGGGGTCTCCTTAGCGAGGAAGTGGGGCCCGACACTCCCCTCCCCGATCTCGCCCAACTGCGAGAACTTCTAAAGGCTCCCTGGACGGGTAGCCAGTGGCCCACCCATCTAGACGAGGTGAGTTTCTACCTGGCTGTCCTTTCGGCCAATAAGGGACGGCTCGTGGTCCGGGAGTGGTTTGCCGTGTCCCTGGGCCGCCTGAAGGAGGCGGTGGCCCGGTTTCTCGAGGCCACCCGGCTTGTGGGCCCACGCGGGGAAGACCCCCGGCCCATGGCCATAGGCGCCCTGATTCAGGCCCTGGGGGAGGCTAACCCTACGCTTGCCCGGGACCTCATCCGCACCGCCTTCCTGGGTGCGGCACCGCCCCAGGAGCTCCTGTTGGCCCTTCACCTTCTCAGGAACCCTAAGCTCCTAAGCCCAAGCGGACCGAAGGAGTGGGGGCGGCTTCACGCCCTGATGGCAGCGGTAAAGCTTTGGCTCTTTTACAAGAAGGAGGGCACCTGTATGGCTGAGTTGGACCGGGAGCAGAGGAACCCCGCCTACCTGGCAGGCCGCCTGTTGGCGGTTTTGGAAGAGGCGCAGAAGAGGGCCTTACGCTACAGGGTAAAACAGACCTTGGTGGACCGCTTCTATGGGGCGGCCTGCACCGCCCCTGCCGCCACCTTCGGCAACCTGTTGCGGATCGCCACCACCGCTCACCTGCCGAAGGTGGGTTCGGAGCTACGGAAGATGGTGGAGGAGATCCTCGCTGCCCTGGACCAAGCTGGGGGGTTCCCCCGAACCTTGGACCTCACGGGACAGGCGGAGTTTGCCCTGGGGTTTTACCAGCAACGGGCGGAGCTTCGGGCGAAGTCCCATAAGGAAAGCGGAAAGGAGGCGCAATGA
- the cas7c gene encoding type I-C CRISPR-associated protein Cas7/Csd2, with protein sequence MNERHLNPEVRHEFVFLFEVWYGNPNGDPDAGNLPRVDPETMHGLVTDVALKRKIRDYIAQVYEGQPRFSIFVQSKVALNRLILEGFQEAGIEPVSLPLGQLGFAVDETLLEYLDSLSEKGFSREGDTLYFTGEAKKEEEFSAILVDEGESLPDPLKENLKKIAKELAKAARNKKLTDEDRKKVREKLAERFFDVRMFGAVLSTGLNAGQVRGPVQLTFARSLDPVAPLDVRITRVAITREEDRARKETEMGRKPVVPYGLYRAHGFFNPFLGKETGVRREDLEALWNAMSELFELDRSAARGEMVVRGLAVFSHEDPKGNAPAHRLFDLIKVERRQDVRTPRSFSDYRVMAPMGGSLEAYGFPKVHLTWLVRPEGMEELPSDVG encoded by the coding sequence ATGAACGAGCGGCACCTTAATCCAGAAGTGCGGCACGAATTCGTCTTTCTCTTCGAGGTCTGGTATGGAAACCCCAACGGCGACCCGGATGCGGGCAACCTGCCCCGGGTGGACCCGGAAACCATGCACGGCCTGGTCACGGACGTGGCCTTGAAGCGCAAGATCCGGGACTACATCGCCCAAGTCTATGAGGGGCAGCCCCGCTTCTCCATCTTCGTCCAGAGCAAAGTGGCGCTAAATAGGCTAATCCTCGAGGGCTTTCAGGAGGCAGGGATTGAACCCGTATCCCTTCCTCTAGGCCAGCTTGGCTTCGCGGTAGACGAAACGCTATTGGAGTATCTGGATAGCCTCTCGGAGAAAGGCTTTAGCCGGGAAGGAGATACCCTCTACTTTACCGGCGAGGCAAAGAAGGAAGAAGAGTTCTCGGCAATTCTGGTTGATGAGGGAGAGAGCCTACCTGACCCGCTTAAGGAAAATTTGAAGAAGATAGCTAAGGAATTGGCCAAGGCGGCACGGAACAAAAAGCTCACGGACGAGGACCGGAAAAAGGTTAGGGAAAAACTTGCGGAACGCTTCTTTGACGTTCGCATGTTCGGCGCGGTCCTCAGCACGGGGCTCAATGCGGGGCAGGTCCGAGGGCCCGTCCAGCTCACCTTCGCCCGCTCCCTGGACCCGGTAGCGCCTCTGGACGTCCGCATCACCCGGGTAGCCATTACCCGGGAAGAGGACCGGGCCCGCAAGGAAACGGAGATGGGCAGGAAGCCCGTGGTGCCTTATGGTCTGTACCGAGCACACGGCTTCTTCAACCCGTTCCTAGGGAAAGAGACGGGCGTCCGCAGGGAGGATCTTGAGGCCCTTTGGAATGCGATGAGCGAGCTCTTTGAGCTAGACCGTTCTGCGGCGCGAGGTGAGATGGTGGTGCGCGGCCTCGCCGTCTTCAGCCACGAGGACCCTAAGGGGAACGCTCCCGCTCACCGCCTCTTTGATCTGATTAAGGTTGAGCGCCGCCAAGATGTGAGGACTCCCCGGAGCTTCTCAGACTACAGGGTGATGGCACCAATGGGCGGCTCCCTAGAAGCTTACGGCTTCCCCAAGGTGCACCTGACCTGGCTTGTCAGGCCGGAGGGCATGGAAGAGCTGCCAAGCGATGTGGGATGA
- the cas4 gene encoding CRISPR-associated protein Cas4 codes for MWDEAIPISALQHFAYCPRQCALIHVEAAWEDNLYTLRGRRAHEGVDLPEGLVREGVRVEFALPLYSERLGLVGRADAVEFHGGVPYPVEHKVGPRRTRRADEIQLCAQALCLEEMLGVEVPKGALFYRTSRKRREVVFTPELRALVAEVTEQVRTLLHSGHLPPPVKDARCRDCSLVEVCLPHLMDTLEETL; via the coding sequence ATGTGGGATGAGGCCATCCCCATCTCCGCCCTGCAGCACTTCGCCTACTGCCCAAGGCAGTGTGCGCTCATCCATGTGGAGGCGGCTTGGGAAGACAACCTCTACACCTTGAGGGGCCGCCGGGCTCACGAAGGGGTGGACCTGCCCGAGGGCCTTGTCCGGGAGGGGGTTAGGGTGGAGTTCGCCCTGCCTCTCTACTCAGAGCGCCTGGGGCTTGTGGGGCGGGCGGATGCGGTGGAGTTTCACGGGGGGGTCCCCTACCCTGTGGAGCACAAGGTGGGCCCGAGGCGCACCAGGCGGGCAGACGAAATCCAGCTATGTGCCCAAGCCCTTTGCCTGGAAGAGATGCTAGGGGTTGAGGTGCCCAAAGGGGCCCTTTTCTACCGAACATCTAGGAAAAGGCGGGAGGTAGTCTTTACGCCTGAACTTAGGGCCCTCGTGGCCGAGGTCACCGAGCAGGTCCGCACCTTACTCCACTCTGGCCACCTTCCCCCACCTGTTAAGGACGCCCGATGTCGGGACTGCTCCTTGGTGGAGGTCTGCTTGCCCCACCTGATGGACACCTTGGAGGAAACCCTCTGA
- the cas1c gene encoding type I-C CRISPR-associated endonuclease Cas1c, whose amino-acid sequence MNRILLNSLFVQTQGAYLRLQGDTVRVEVEGELRLQVPLHHLGSLVLFGNVLVSPHLLARCSEDGRSVVWLSEHGRFQGRMVGRVSGNVLLRRAQYQALDEEEKALALAQAFVQAKVRNARVVLLRAVREGGASEVLSQALREQEAVLSALPRANSLDEVRGLEGQAAAAYFQAFGEMLLVPGFAFAGRVKRPPRDPVNALLSFLYTLLVSDAVSALEGVGLDPQVGYLHALRPGKPALALDLVEEFRAWWADRLALTLLNRRQLGPKHFLERPGGVVYLTEDGRREVLVAYQKRKQEEVIHPLLREPVPVGLLPHLQARLLARYLRGDLPRYPGFVAR is encoded by the coding sequence CTGAACCGCATCCTGCTCAACTCCCTGTTTGTCCAGACCCAAGGCGCTTACCTTCGCCTGCAGGGCGATACCGTGCGGGTAGAGGTGGAAGGAGAGCTGCGGTTGCAGGTCCCCCTGCACCACCTGGGGAGCCTCGTGCTCTTCGGCAACGTGCTGGTGAGCCCCCACCTCCTGGCCCGGTGTTCGGAGGACGGTCGGTCCGTCGTCTGGTTGAGCGAACACGGAAGGTTCCAGGGACGGATGGTGGGCCGGGTCTCGGGAAACGTGCTTTTGCGGAGAGCGCAATACCAAGCCTTGGACGAGGAAGAAAAAGCCCTGGCCCTGGCCCAAGCCTTTGTCCAGGCCAAGGTGCGCAACGCCAGGGTGGTTTTGCTTCGGGCGGTCCGGGAAGGGGGCGCCTCCGAGGTCCTTAGCCAAGCGTTGCGCGAGCAGGAGGCGGTCTTGTCGGCCCTACCTCGCGCCAACAGCTTGGACGAGGTGCGGGGCCTCGAGGGGCAGGCAGCTGCCGCTTACTTTCAAGCATTCGGTGAAATGCTCCTAGTACCCGGTTTCGCCTTTGCAGGTAGGGTCAAGCGACCGCCCCGCGACCCAGTCAATGCCTTGCTTTCGTTCCTCTATACCTTGCTGGTTAGCGATGCGGTGTCCGCTTTGGAGGGGGTGGGACTTGATCCCCAGGTGGGCTACCTGCACGCCTTGCGCCCCGGAAAGCCCGCCCTTGCCTTGGACCTTGTGGAGGAGTTTCGTGCGTGGTGGGCCGATCGCCTGGCCCTAACCCTCCTGAACCGCAGGCAGTTGGGACCCAAACACTTCCTAGAGAGGCCCGGAGGTGTGGTGTACCTAACCGAAGATGGGCGAAGGGAGGTGCTTGTTGCTTACCAGAAGAGGAAGCAGGAAGAAGTAATCCACCCCCTCCTTCGGGAACCAGTACCCGTAGGACTACTGCCTCACTTGCAAGCGAGGCTCCTAGCCCGGTACCTTCGGGGCGATCTGCCTAGGTATCCGGGTTTTGTGGCGAGGTGA
- the cas2 gene encoding CRISPR-associated endonuclease Cas2: MGRVDVLVAYDVDTLSEEGQRRLRKVAQICKNYGQRVQLSLFECRLSLAQLEDLEAKLLKVMDLEKDSLRIYVLHGGRAKSLRAHGRDKYIDFDEPLVL; the protein is encoded by the coding sequence GTGGGGCGTGTAGATGTTCTTGTAGCGTATGACGTGGATACCCTTTCGGAAGAGGGACAAAGGCGCTTAAGAAAGGTGGCCCAGATCTGTAAGAACTACGGGCAAAGGGTCCAGCTTTCCCTCTTTGAATGTCGTCTCAGCCTAGCTCAGTTAGAGGACTTGGAGGCCAAGCTTCTCAAAGTCATGGACCTGGAAAAGGATAGCCTTCGGATTTATGTGCTTCACGGAGGTAGGGCGAAATCTCTCCGTGCCCACGGTAGGGACAAGTACATAGACTTTGACGAGCCCCTCGTTCTATGA
- a CDS encoding transposase, with protein MEEHQTPPSILPLPLEELVPLLQAWLQARLPEGERKPGRPRTFSDLSLFLFHLVRALLGFSSERMRRELARNPRLRKRLGLERVPSSATLSERSRKLPWPLLRGGKRVGRGRRVLAMDATLLPAQRSDGEAAWGVGSDGGWVYGYKLHLLVDLDTGEVLALRVTPASWHDSPVGRGMLWGVERFPGEKPPVVVADAAYEGEANFRLTRRRGMLLVTGHNRRRGRPKGRGRLLNLRRRGRGAYRRLLGRRWELETVFGLLKGPMGLVGAVGRVRGLKAVALQVEAWVMAWSVVAQLLGQAGLPITRVLRAVA; from the coding sequence GTGGAAGAACACCAGACGCCCCCTTCCATCCTACCCCTGCCCCTGGAGGAACTGGTCCCCCTGCTCCAGGCATGGCTCCAAGCCCGCTTGCCAGAAGGGGAGAGAAAACCCGGCAGGCCCAGGACCTTCTCCGACCTCAGCCTCTTTCTCTTCCACCTGGTCCGCGCCCTCCTGGGCTTCTCCAGCGAACGCATGCGCCGGGAACTGGCCCGCAACCCTAGGCTCCGCAAGCGCCTCGGTCTAGAGCGCGTTCCCTCCTCTGCCACCCTCAGCGAGCGGAGCCGGAAGCTACCCTGGCCCCTCCTGCGGGGAGGGAAGCGGGTGGGCCGGGGGAGGCGGGTGCTGGCCATGGACGCCACCCTTCTCCCCGCCCAGAGGTCGGATGGGGAGGCGGCTTGGGGCGTGGGCTCGGATGGGGGCTGGGTTTATGGGTACAAGCTCCACCTCCTCGTGGACCTGGACACGGGGGAGGTGCTGGCCCTACGGGTGACCCCGGCCTCATGGCACGACTCCCCGGTGGGGCGGGGGATGCTCTGGGGGGTGGAGAGGTTTCCTGGGGAGAAGCCCCCCGTGGTGGTGGCGGACGCGGCCTACGAGGGGGAAGCCAACTTTCGGTTGACGAGGAGGCGAGGGATGCTTCTGGTGACGGGGCATAACCGGAGACGGGGAAGGCCAAAGGGGAGGGGGCGGCTTTTGAACCTGCGGCGGCGGGGGAGAGGTGCGTACCGGAGGCTTTTGGGGCGGCGGTGGGAGCTGGAGACGGTCTTTGGTCTGCTGAAGGGGCCGATGGGGCTGGTGGGGGCGGTGGGGAGGGTACGGGGGCTGAAGGCGGTGGCCCTGCAAGTGGAAGCTTGGGTGATGGCCTGGAGCGTGGTGGCCCAGCTTCTTGGGCAGGCGGGTCTGCCCATCACCCGGGTGTTGCGGGCGGTGGCGTGA